The DNA window AGGCTATCAGAACAACTCATAATTCAAGGTGCCTTACCTATATTGATGCCAACTATAGAAACCTGTGTACTAGAAAATTTTGCACAGTTGGATACCGTACTTCAACAAATAGACGCTTTTGATTGGATCGCTTTCACCAGTAGAAATGGGATTGATGCCTTTTTCCAACGCTTAGAATCTTTGGGGTTAGATCATCGGGTGCTAAAAAATTGTCGGTTGTCTGCCATTGGTAAGGATACAGAAAGATTAGCGGCTTTTGGAGCCGAAGTAGAATTAACTCCTCAACAACCCAGCCCTGAAGGAATAATTGCTGAATTAGCTCAAATTCCAAATATCAAAGAGAAAAGAATTTTAGTGCCAGTTCCGGAAGTTGTTGGCGTACCAGAACCAGATGTGATTCCTAACTTTGTTGCTGGTTTAAAAAACTTGGGCATGAGTGTGACTCGCGTACCAACTTACATCACGCGGTGTTTAGACAAAAGTTTCTATGAGGTAGAGTTAAATCTGATTCGTCAAGGCAAGGTAGACATAATAGCCTTTAGCAGCACTGCTGAAGTAGCAAGTTTTTCGCAAATGTTTACTTCAGAAGCAGATTATCAACAGTGTGTTATTGCTTGTTTTGGGCCATACACAGCAGCTAATGCTAAAAAACTGGGTGTAAATGTCTCTATCATCGCTCAAGATTACAGCTCATTTGCTGGATTTGCAGAAGCCATAACCTTATTTTTTGCCACGAACAGATAATATTTTAGAAGTGTTTGCTCATAAATCATTGCTGAGTTCTGCAAAAAAGCCTTTAAATCATGAGTTTTTATGTAAAGAATAGTAAACTTTCGCAGAATTTTAACTGATGACATTAGCTGTGCCATTACCAAAAGCTTGAAACCCTTGCCCCAAGCTAAAAAAAGCGTCTAACTAGGAGATTAGCTATAAAGTGAATCTTCGTGATTCTTCATCTGTTTGCCTCTTTGTTATTCTCATCACAGGGGTTTTTTCTAGGTATTTTTTCCTACTTTATGGGTGGTTTTTAGTGAAACAAACCTCCTTTTTTAACAAAAAATCCTGAAATCTATATAAATTAATGGTTTCATCTATCCACTTCTGGCTTGGACAATTTAGAATGATTCATTGAAAAGTCGCACTGATGAGAGTTACAGGGTTTTTAAGTATAAATACTCTCAAAAACGGCTTTGTAAATCTCCAAACAGTGATTTCAGTAAAGATGCGTCAAGCCGCATCTGGACACAATCTCAAGTAAACCTTCAAGGAGTTTGACATGAATAAAGGTGAATTAGTTGATGCTGTTGCTGAGAAAGCTAGTGTAA is part of the Chlorogloeopsis sp. ULAP01 genome and encodes:
- a CDS encoding uroporphyrinogen-III synthase — encoded protein: MLISSVQLPLHGRRILVTAPRNYASRLSEQLIIQGALPILMPTIETCVLENFAQLDTVLQQIDAFDWIAFTSRNGIDAFFQRLESLGLDHRVLKNCRLSAIGKDTERLAAFGAEVELTPQQPSPEGIIAELAQIPNIKEKRILVPVPEVVGVPEPDVIPNFVAGLKNLGMSVTRVPTYITRCLDKSFYEVELNLIRQGKVDIIAFSSTAEVASFSQMFTSEADYQQCVIACFGPYTAANAKKLGVNVSIIAQDYSSFAGFAEAITLFFATNR